Genomic DNA from Xiphophorus couchianus chromosome 12, X_couchianus-1.0, whole genome shotgun sequence:
TGAGACTCCCAGTGAGGTAGTGAGATTTATTCAGTTGCCTGCAAAGGAAGAGCATCACCACACAATACGCATGATATTATGGTGAGAGACTTTGAGATAAACCTCAGAGTGCAGCACATTTACACAAGCAAGGTAATTCATCTTCAAGGACATTCTCCCAAACTTAAAAACTAGATATGGTTCTCTCAGCTTAACCTTCATATGTTTAACACAACTCTCCTGTCTTGCAAGGAGACAGGAGAGTTGTGTTTGTTATAAGGtcataacaaacacattttatgcaaTGTAATGAAGTTCAGTAAAACTTCTTTCACAGGCCTTAGAGGTTTATTAAAGAACATTGTGAAATGGAGATCCTTATTATAGGATCACTATTAGCTTTGCATTCTATCAATACAAAAGAGGTTCTTCTTTAAGTTTTCCAAAACCAATGTAGGTGCCACGGAAAAAGTGACATCTAGCAAATGGTTAAAAAGAAGcataaaataatgcatttcaGTCAAATTCACACATTCCattgggatttattttattatgttcaaagaagaaaaaaaaaacatcagtcgATGTGGTAACCTGCCAACCTTTAATAATTTACTGCTGTGGCtacaacaaaactaaattgaatgttttggttttaatgtgacaaaataagtCCAAGGATGATGAGTGCGTGCAACGTTATGTCGATCCTATtcgacttttattttgaaggcgaGATACTTTGCTTAGCCGAGCATACCTGACGTATGCTCGGCTAACGTCAGGTAAGGATCTCTGCACATCGTTTACatttgaaaaccttttaaatctGATGTGGATAAGTTTCAGCATTCGAGTGGGTAACAGTGCCACACTGCTAGCAGGGATAGCATTTATCTGAAGTATCTGCGTCGTTAAAACGAGTCTGTTTACTCAGTGGTTACTTCCTGTTGACAAACTGTAAAACCAAACATCACCTAGAGACGAACAGGTTTGAGTGAAATTAAACGTCATGTTGTTGATGAAATTTGACATAGCAACAAGTTAATACAAATGTTGCAGCGAGATCTGTATAAACAGGACAACGGAGTCAAATGTACTTTGACCCACTTCTAGGACAGACTCTCGGTGCTTTTCGCctaatgtatttaattttattacacAGTTAAATAGTAAAGGTAATTTATACTCTTTCCTCTCTTGTTAATCTTATAAATAACAAAAGTCCTCTAAAATAGaaagcacaaatatttaaagtagattttacagaaaacatatttaaaaaacaaacaaacaaaaaaaccagttatattatttttacatgtacTTTTATCAGAAGAATTTTATGCGCTTTCCAGACGACCTGTCATGATTTATTAATATCAGTCCACCACCACCATATCCTTCAGTTCCCAAATCAGACATCCTCCTTTCCATGACTAAAAATAATGTTATATAATTATAAGAAATGTCTACAAACCCAGTTTCAATGTAAGGGCTTGAAACCACCTGGAGAATCCAGAGTTGGTCAACCATTGTCTATTAAAACCATTAAGCTGTTTTAAAGTAATGTTCCTCTgataaacacttgaaatgaaTTTGCATATGTCTGCATTTAATATATCTGTCATCATTACACAATTTTGGAAAAGGACCTAGCCTGAAGTCTCTGGGTCTCGGGAACCCTCAGACACCGGTGGCTGCTAAATTCATCTGCGATTAATACAGCTACACACAGGAAGAATCCAAGTTTATTATTGTTAGGATGATACTAAACAGCTACAGTATCTTCAAAGCTAACTGTTATAGACTATGCTACTGCAgttaaagaataatttatttgcagttttgttgCAGAAGCAATTTGCTAGTCCTCCTGTTTCTGTTAGCAGGTAGATCCTAAAGCCATGGCAGCGTCTTCAGCAGTCCTGAGCAGACGTCTAGCCGGCAGCAGGTTGTGGTGTGGCGTCACTCGACCTCTGGTCCACATCAGATCAGCCAGTGCAGCGGAGCCCGGAGCAAGAAAATCTGATGAAGAACATCTGTGGGAGGCAGCATCGGATGCAGCAGGTTACCTGCCGTTCAGCAGAGCCAGGGTCGGACTGTTCTTTCAGGAACAGCCAGTCCTGAAGAATCCGTTTCTGGAGGATGCCTTGCTTAGAGGATACCTAAAGAGACACCTGCCTCAGGAGGTATTCTGAGGAAATGTCACCCAATGCAATGTTTGTGTAAGATTTGTGAAAATTATACCATATCGTTGTTGCACGCATGATGACACAATTAATCTGTTTTCTCAATCAATACTCCAGACATCTTGAAAACAGCTTAACTAAATAAGGGAGACTCGATCCACAATTTTAAGGTGATTCTGTGTGTTTAGTCTTATTCTCAGGCTATTTTGTCTGACTTGAATACCTTTGGAGAGCGTGTGGCGAAAGACATCGACACGTGGGGTAGAGAGTGTGAGCTCAACCCTCCTCGCCTGGTGCATTTTGATCCCTGGGGTCGGAGAGTGGACCACATTGTGACCTCTGTGGCCTGGAAACGCCTCAAAGACCTCTCAGCGCAGGAAGGACTGGTTGCCATCGGCTACGACAAGTCATTTGGGGAGTGGAGGTAAGCCCATTCCGCTGAGTTTTTCTTCCTACTTCAATTTAAAAACCAGATTTTATCTGTTTCTGTCGgattaattttgtgtgtgtgcattccAGGCGTGTTTACCAGATGAGCAAGTTGTACATATTCTCCCCGTCTTCTGGCCTCTACACCTGTCCTCTCGCCATGACAGATGGAGCCGCAAAGGTCATTCAGGTAAGTTTAAAATCCACAGACTATGAATATTTATGTTCCATCCCATCAGTTagtgattgtaatgtgacaaaatgtgaaaaagttctacGGGTGTgagtatgaacatttttgcacagCAATTTGTCTTAATAAGGTTTTCAGCAAGGCTACataatgttaaaaacaattaatctgtccactttttatttacacttaaaCCAAACCTACAACAATAACTCCAAcatgtttctgcagcttttagagttagaagaaaatgtcttgcatcaaagcaaaactcatttcagtatatttaaaatatacaaagttTTGCAAATCAGAACAGTCAGGGATTGTGTGTCTGTAAAGTCTGTAGGGGTTTCGCCGCCAGTGGAAGAAGCGTATCGTTGCTTGACCAGCCGACAGCCTGAGCGTTTCTGGACGTCTGGACAGTGGATGACTGAGAGACAGGGAGGATCTGATGTGGGTCAGTAGAAATGCATTGATCTGCTGTGAATCAGTGCTGCCTTCATTCTATTGTTGAACAACAGGGGGCACTGTCTGCAACAGAGCTGTGGCATGAAATTCAAACTCAGGAGAATGACTCCTGCATATTTATAAATCACCTAGATCCCACTGTACGTTGAATAGCAGaggaacatatttaaatatttacttatctAATAATATCAGGACTCAGGAATCCTCTCCCACTGAGTTTGAGGACTgttgaatttttcaaaatggcaaaTAAAACTCTTCTCTTATTTATCTTAGTTTCTCTTTGTCTTCAGGAAGTGGCACGGAGACGGTGGCCGTTCCCCAAGCAGACGGCTCCTATAGGCTACACGGCTACAAGTGGTTCACGTCGGCCACGGACGCAGACATGACTCTCACCTTGGCAAGAGTTCAGGACAGATCTGGATCAACAACCCCAGTACTGCAGATTCCCACCAACATCATCCTGCagtcagtgaatgcaccatttCTAGCAGACCTTCTCTCTGTCCGCAGGGCAGCAGGGGGCTGTCTCTTTTTTACGCAGAGGTGAGTCGATTTGAGGACGGCCGACTGAGGGGTATTGAAGTCCAGAGACTGAAGGACAAGCTGGGGACACGACAGATGCCGactgctgagctgctgctggacggCCTGCCTGCACACAGAGTCAGTGGCGTTTGCTTGATTTTCACTCAAGCTGCACTTTAT
This window encodes:
- the LOC114154249 gene encoding acyl-CoA dehydrogenase family member 11 isoform X2, with product MAASSAVLSRRLAGSRLWCGVTRPLVHIRSASAAEPGARKSDEEHLWEAASDAAGYLPFSRARVGLFFQEQPVLKNPFLEDALLRGYLKRHLPQESYSQAILSDLNTFGERVAKDIDTWGRECELNPPRLVHFDPWGRRVDHIVTSVAWKRLKDLSAQEGLVAIGYDKSFGEWRRVYQMSKLYIFSPSSGLYTCPLAMTDGAAKVIQSVGVSPPVEEAYRCLTSRQPERFWTSGQWMTERQGGSDVGSGTETVAVPQADGSYRLHGYKWFTSATDADMTLTLARVQDRSGSTTPGSRGLSLFYAEVSRFEDGRLRGIEVQRLKDKLGTRQMPTAELLLDGLPAHRLSEEGRGVASIANMLTITRIHNSVSAAAAMRRVLQLARDYATRRTAFGKLLKDHPLHMQTLARMEVETRAAFLLVMDVCRLLGREESGLASQLDLHLLRLLTPVVKLYTGKQAVAVVSEGLESFGGQGYIEDTGMPGILRDAQVLSIWEGTTNVLSLDVLRCVARSSGMVLHAYFAHVKSLLAGASGVSSLDPAVKAVGSALSELEQFVQIAASRSPSYLELAARDLAYSLARIYAGALLIDHACWKDASPNDTYAALRWCEQELCLVTSKQKRGCYDSSSASMDAALVYDNLIQK
- the LOC114154249 gene encoding acyl-CoA dehydrogenase family member 11 isoform X1, with the translated sequence MWISFSIRVDPKAMAASSAVLSRRLAGSRLWCGVTRPLVHIRSASAAEPGARKSDEEHLWEAASDAAGYLPFSRARVGLFFQEQPVLKNPFLEDALLRGYLKRHLPQESYSQAILSDLNTFGERVAKDIDTWGRECELNPPRLVHFDPWGRRVDHIVTSVAWKRLKDLSAQEGLVAIGYDKSFGEWRRVYQMSKLYIFSPSSGLYTCPLAMTDGAAKVIQSVGVSPPVEEAYRCLTSRQPERFWTSGQWMTERQGGSDVGSGTETVAVPQADGSYRLHGYKWFTSATDADMTLTLARVQDRSGSTTPGSRGLSLFYAEVSRFEDGRLRGIEVQRLKDKLGTRQMPTAELLLDGLPAHRLSEEGRGVASIANMLTITRIHNSVSAAAAMRRVLQLARDYATRRTAFGKLLKDHPLHMQTLARMEVETRAAFLLVMDVCRLLGREESGLASQLDLHLLRLLTPVVKLYTGKQAVAVVSEGLESFGGQGYIEDTGMPGILRDAQVLSIWEGTTNVLSLDVLRCVARSSGMVLHAYFAHVKSLLAGASGVSSLDPAVKAVGSALSELEQFVQIAASRSPSYLELAARDLAYSLARIYAGALLIDHACWKDASPNDTYAALRWCEQELCLVTSKQKRGCYDSSSASMDAALVYDNLIQK